A region from the Halosolutus gelatinilyticus genome encodes:
- a CDS encoding ferredoxin, producing the protein MSDDEGVQRASDVGSADAPPIEEKPYKIIFEANKCFGAGKCAEVSDNWEMSIASGMAKPKQYFIAEEDLKHNVRAAEICPAKKDEGCIHVVDRRTDEEIAPDPHGDGTLSVDW; encoded by the coding sequence ATGAGCGACGACGAGGGCGTCCAGCGCGCCAGCGACGTCGGGTCGGCCGACGCGCCGCCGATCGAGGAAAAGCCCTACAAGATCATCTTCGAGGCGAACAAGTGCTTCGGCGCGGGCAAGTGCGCCGAGGTCAGCGACAACTGGGAGATGTCGATCGCCTCGGGAATGGCCAAGCCGAAGCAGTACTTCATCGCCGAGGAGGACCTCAAGCACAACGTCCGCGCGGCGGAGATCTGTCCGGCGAAGAAAGACGAGGGGTGTATCCACGTCGTCGATCGGCGGACGGACGAGGAGATCGCGCCCGATCCGCACGGCGACGGGACGCTGAGCGTCGACTGGTAG
- a CDS encoding oxidoreductase, which yields MSWTATDVPDQTGRTIVVTGANSGIGLEATRELARNGATVIMACRDVDRGERAAADVRRDVTDAYLRVEACDLSNLESIRAFADRLGDEPIDVLINNAGVMAIPRSETADGFETQFGVNHLGHFALTGLVLSNLLAEDGGGGEDDDRGREREQEARIVTVSSSMHERGAIDFDDLHGERSYGPWGSYAQSKLANVLFAYELERRLRTANANAKSVAVHPGYAATNLQVRGPEQYGQRVRKAFSRVLNAVVAQSAEQGALPTLYAATAPDVEGGAYYGPDGIANMRGAPERQASSDRSYDRETARRLWRISRDLTGVEYELPRPKVEDRPA from the coding sequence ATGAGCTGGACCGCCACCGACGTTCCCGATCAAACCGGACGAACGATCGTCGTCACGGGCGCCAACAGCGGCATCGGGCTGGAAGCGACCCGCGAACTCGCGCGCAACGGTGCGACGGTGATCATGGCCTGCCGGGACGTCGATCGCGGCGAACGCGCCGCCGCGGACGTCCGAAGAGACGTCACCGACGCCTACCTGCGCGTCGAGGCGTGCGATCTGTCGAACCTGGAGTCGATCCGGGCGTTCGCGGACCGCCTCGGCGACGAGCCGATCGACGTCCTGATCAACAACGCCGGCGTCATGGCGATCCCGCGATCGGAGACCGCGGACGGCTTTGAGACGCAGTTCGGCGTCAACCACCTCGGACACTTCGCGCTGACGGGACTGGTGCTCTCGAACCTGCTCGCCGAGGACGGCGGTGGCGGCGAGGACGACGATCGGGGACGAGAACGGGAGCAGGAGGCGCGGATCGTCACCGTCTCCAGCAGCATGCACGAGCGCGGCGCGATCGACTTCGACGACCTGCACGGCGAGCGATCGTACGGTCCGTGGGGTTCCTACGCGCAGTCGAAGCTGGCCAACGTGCTCTTCGCCTACGAACTCGAGCGACGGCTCCGCACCGCGAACGCGAACGCGAAGAGCGTCGCGGTCCACCCGGGCTACGCGGCCACCAACCTCCAGGTCCGCGGCCCGGAACAGTACGGCCAGCGAGTTCGGAAAGCCTTCTCGAGGGTACTGAACGCGGTGGTCGCCCAGTCGGCCGAGCAGGGTGCGCTGCCGACCCTGTACGCCGCGACCGCGCCCGACGTCGAGGGCGGCGCGTATTACGGCCCCGACGGGATCGCGAACATGCGCGGCGCACCCGAACGGCAGGCGTCGTCGGATCGGTCGTACGATCGCGAAACGGCCCGTCGTCTCTGGCGGATTTCGCGCGATCTGACCGGCGTTGAGTACGAGCTACCGAGACCGAAAGTCGAGGATCGGCCCGCGTAA
- a CDS encoding PAS domain-containing protein yields the protein MGSSSPTDLPLSTRVRRQEAIAELGQQALETDGLDELLSEAATIVVETIESDYCGVFEVLPDGNESVLRAGTGWRPGLVGSATVSATRGSPIGDALRAEEPVVDDLCADDRDTETALLADHGVERGVSVPIGPADEPWGVLGAYSTANREIERADTAFVERIADVLGSAIENERAQSEREEIFERISDAVFALDEEWRFTYLNDRAYELINPDDRPLLGTRIWETFPDATDRRFESAYERAMYEQEPVSFEEYYPEPLDAWFEVRAYPSETGLSVYFRDITDRKERERRLEEAEQRYRTLVEHFPNGAVALVDEDLRYVTFGGTPVGETDVTRADLEGASLRDVLPPHLEDVVVPHYEAALDGTTARFERVIDDRTYQFHFVPVRDDDGKIFAAMGMSQDVTERIEAKRNLEQSEQRYRTLAEYFPNGIVTLFDRDQTYTLAAGRGFADIPVEPADLEGQRFDDVWPDETAATLEPAFEAALDGEEESIELAYAGREWILHAVPITDEDGDVFAGMTMAQDITEQKERERYLQDAKSQLEAATEAGAVGTWEWDVQADEMVVGPSFARTFGVDPAAAREGVSLDRFIEAIHEDDRDRVVAQIEHAVESGGEYESEYRVWNDDGELRWVVARGRVECDEEGNPVTFPGALTDITERKRAELELQRNKDQLESLFEILPVGVVVADGDGRLVEANDTAREIWGGAVFDAESIEEYEKYPVTWADSGERVESEGMTLARVLGGEEVTDPDIFEIEAADGERRIIRAEGMPVRNEDGEVTRGVVTITDITERRENQRKLAESERRYRTLVEHFPNGAVGLFDENLQYQAAGGSAFDEIGADAETVVGQTLQERYPPDIAAQLEPRFRAALEGETNAFELSIHDRDWVAYTVPIGDDTDEISRGMILVQNVTKQKRRERALRERERSLERYKKYTDDILDAIEDVFYVIDEDGSLQRWNRSLSEVTGYTDEEIASMSPRSFFDDDDRESIGAAFREGFETGSVSIELDVYTKDGDAIPFEFVASRLEDPLGDTILAGIARDVTDRVERQRALEESERRYRTLAQHFPNGAVGVYDRDLEYTLAAGAELGETLPTADRLEGDRMPEIFPAEAVADLEPLFRAAVEDGETGSVKTTLEGRNWRVWATPLRDSDGEIFAGLSFAQDVTERTEYQRKLEASNERLEQFAYAASHDLQEPLRMVTSYLQLIERRYGDALDADGEEFLAFAVDGADRMREMIDGLLEYSRVESRGDPFEPMDLNAILEDVLADLQLRIQESRAEITAEDLPRATGDASQVRQVFQNLLENAITYSGDEPPRVHVSAERPDGDAEWVISVRDEGIGIDSADQDRVFTIFDRLHNHEEYEGAGIGLALCERIVQRHGGEIWVESEPGAGSTFSFALPAADDREG from the coding sequence ATGGGATCGTCTTCGCCCACGGATCTCCCTCTCTCGACGCGGGTTCGACGACAGGAAGCGATCGCCGAACTCGGCCAGCAGGCACTGGAGACGGACGGTCTCGACGAACTGCTGTCCGAGGCGGCGACGATCGTCGTCGAGACGATCGAGAGCGACTACTGCGGCGTCTTCGAGGTGCTCCCGGACGGGAACGAGAGTGTCCTTCGAGCGGGGACCGGCTGGCGCCCGGGGCTCGTCGGATCGGCGACGGTCTCCGCGACCCGGGGCTCGCCGATCGGCGACGCGCTCCGCGCCGAGGAGCCGGTTGTCGACGATCTGTGCGCCGACGATCGGGATACCGAGACCGCGTTGCTCGCCGATCACGGCGTCGAACGCGGCGTCAGCGTGCCCATCGGCCCGGCCGACGAGCCGTGGGGCGTTCTGGGCGCGTACTCGACGGCGAACCGGGAGATCGAACGAGCCGACACTGCGTTCGTCGAGCGCATCGCCGATGTCCTCGGGTCGGCGATCGAAAACGAGCGGGCGCAAAGCGAGCGCGAGGAGATCTTCGAACGGATCTCCGACGCCGTCTTCGCGCTCGACGAGGAGTGGCGATTCACGTACCTCAACGACCGCGCCTACGAGTTGATCAACCCCGACGATCGGCCGCTGCTCGGGACCCGCATCTGGGAGACGTTCCCCGACGCGACCGATCGACGGTTCGAGTCGGCGTACGAGCGCGCGATGTACGAACAGGAACCGGTCTCGTTCGAGGAGTACTATCCCGAGCCGCTGGACGCCTGGTTCGAGGTGCGCGCCTACCCGTCGGAGACGGGGTTGTCGGTGTACTTCCGCGACATCACCGACCGAAAGGAGCGAGAACGCCGGCTCGAAGAGGCCGAGCAGCGATACCGGACGCTCGTCGAGCACTTCCCGAACGGGGCCGTCGCGCTCGTGGACGAGGATCTCCGGTACGTCACCTTCGGCGGCACGCCGGTAGGAGAGACGGACGTGACGAGAGCGGACCTCGAGGGGGCCTCACTTCGAGATGTGCTGCCGCCACACCTAGAGGACGTCGTCGTCCCCCACTACGAGGCGGCGCTCGACGGGACAACGGCCAGATTCGAGCGCGTGATCGACGATCGAACCTACCAGTTCCACTTCGTTCCGGTTCGCGACGACGACGGGAAGATCTTCGCCGCCATGGGGATGTCACAGGACGTCACCGAGCGGATCGAGGCCAAGCGAAACCTCGAGCAGTCCGAGCAGCGCTATCGGACCCTCGCGGAGTACTTCCCGAACGGGATCGTCACCCTGTTCGATCGCGACCAAACCTACACGCTAGCAGCCGGGCGCGGCTTCGCGGACATCCCCGTCGAGCCAGCCGATCTCGAGGGGCAGCGGTTCGACGACGTCTGGCCCGACGAGACCGCCGCCACGCTCGAGCCCGCCTTCGAGGCCGCACTCGACGGCGAGGAGGAGTCGATCGAACTCGCGTACGCCGGCCGGGAGTGGATCCTCCACGCGGTCCCGATCACCGACGAGGACGGCGACGTCTTCGCCGGAATGACGATGGCACAGGACATTACGGAGCAGAAAGAGCGCGAGCGATACCTGCAGGACGCCAAGTCCCAGCTGGAGGCGGCGACCGAAGCCGGCGCGGTTGGCACGTGGGAGTGGGACGTCCAGGCGGACGAGATGGTCGTCGGCCCGTCCTTCGCCAGAACGTTCGGCGTGGACCCGGCAGCGGCCCGCGAGGGCGTTTCGCTCGATCGGTTCATCGAGGCTATCCACGAGGACGATCGCGATCGCGTCGTCGCACAGATCGAGCACGCCGTCGAATCCGGGGGCGAGTACGAGTCCGAGTACAGGGTCTGGAACGACGACGGCGAACTCCGGTGGGTCGTCGCTCGCGGCCGCGTCGAGTGCGACGAGGAGGGAAACCCAGTCACGTTCCCCGGCGCGCTCACCGACATCACGGAGCGCAAGCGGGCCGAACTGGAGTTGCAGCGGAACAAGGACCAACTTGAGTCGCTCTTCGAGATCCTCCCCGTCGGCGTCGTCGTCGCGGACGGGGACGGACGTCTCGTCGAGGCCAACGACACCGCGAGGGAGATCTGGGGCGGAGCGGTGTTCGACGCCGAATCGATCGAGGAGTACGAAAAGTACCCGGTGACGTGGGCGGACTCGGGCGAGCGCGTCGAATCCGAGGGAATGACCCTGGCCCGCGTCCTCGGGGGAGAGGAGGTCACCGATCCCGACATCTTCGAGATCGAGGCCGCGGACGGCGAGCGCCGAATCATCAGGGCGGAGGGGATGCCGGTCCGAAACGAGGACGGCGAGGTGACCCGAGGCGTCGTCACGATCACGGACATCACCGAACGGCGGGAGAACCAGCGAAAGCTCGCGGAGAGTGAGCGCCGGTACCGGACGCTCGTCGAGCACTTCCCGAACGGGGCCGTCGGATTGTTCGACGAGAACCTGCAGTACCAGGCCGCCGGCGGATCGGCCTTCGACGAGATCGGCGCCGACGCGGAGACGGTCGTCGGACAGACCCTTCAGGAGCGGTATCCGCCGGATATCGCCGCCCAACTGGAACCCCGGTTCAGAGCCGCGCTCGAAGGGGAGACGAACGCGTTCGAACTCTCGATTCACGACCGAGACTGGGTGGCGTACACCGTCCCGATCGGGGACGACACGGACGAGATTTCCAGGGGGATGATCCTCGTCCAGAACGTGACCAAGCAGAAGAGACGGGAACGAGCGCTCCGCGAGCGCGAACGCAGCCTCGAGCGGTACAAGAAGTACACTGACGACATCCTCGACGCCATCGAGGACGTATTCTACGTCATCGACGAGGACGGCTCGCTCCAGCGGTGGAATCGGAGCCTGAGCGAGGTTACCGGCTACACGGACGAGGAAATCGCCTCGATGAGCCCGCGTTCGTTCTTCGACGACGACGATCGAGAATCGATCGGGGCGGCGTTCCGCGAGGGCTTCGAGACGGGATCGGTCAGCATCGAACTCGACGTCTACACGAAAGACGGCGACGCCATCCCCTTCGAGTTCGTCGCGTCCAGGCTCGAAGATCCCCTGGGAGACACGATACTCGCCGGCATCGCGCGCGACGTGACCGATCGCGTCGAGCGCCAGCGCGCGCTCGAGGAGTCGGAACGGCGCTACCGCACGTTGGCCCAACACTTCCCGAACGGGGCCGTCGGCGTGTACGACCGCGATCTCGAGTACACGCTCGCCGCAGGGGCCGAACTCGGCGAGACGCTCCCCACCGCCGACCGGCTCGAGGGCGACCGAATGCCCGAGATCTTCCCCGCGGAGGCGGTCGCGGATCTCGAACCGCTGTTCCGCGCGGCCGTCGAGGACGGCGAGACCGGCAGCGTCAAGACGACGTTGGAGGGTCGCAACTGGCGCGTGTGGGCGACCCCGCTGCGCGATTCCGACGGCGAGATCTTCGCCGGATTGAGTTTCGCTCAGGACGTCACTGAACGCACGGAGTACCAGCGGAAACTCGAGGCGTCGAACGAACGCCTCGAGCAGTTCGCCTACGCCGCCTCCCACGACCTCCAGGAGCCGCTGCGGATGGTCACGAGCTACCTCCAACTCATCGAGCGTCGGTACGGCGACGCCCTCGACGCGGACGGCGAGGAGTTCCTCGCGTTCGCCGTCGACGGCGCCGATCGGATGCGCGAGATGATCGACGGATTGCTCGAGTACTCACGGGTCGAATCGCGCGGCGATCCGTTCGAGCCGATGGATCTGAACGCGATCCTCGAGGACGTCCTCGCGGACCTCCAGCTCCGCATCCAGGAGAGCCGCGCGGAGATCACGGCCGAGGACCTTCCCCGGGCGACGGGCGACGCCAGCCAGGTGCGGCAGGTCTTCCAGAACCTGCTCGAGAACGCGATCACCTACAGCGGCGACGAGCCCCCGCGCGTCCACGTCAGCGCGGAGCGACCAGACGGGGACGCGGAGTGGGTGATTTCGGTCCGCGACGAGGGCATCGGCATCGATTCGGCCGACCAGGACCGTGTGTTCACGATCTTCGATCGCCTCCACAACCACGAGGAGTACGAAGGGGCCGGGATCGGACTGGCCCTCTGCGAGCGGATCGTCCAGCGCCACGGCGGCGAGATCTGGGTCGAGTCCGAACCCGGCGCGGGCTCGACGTTCTCGTTCGCGCTGCCCGCCGCGGACGATCGGGAAGGGTGA
- a CDS encoding cupin domain-containing protein — translation MKTVDLSRLELGDAWYDSDETVRWRDTLPLTAGTPGASEVSAGDLVVVYFEVDPGKRIGRHTDSEEEVLLAIAGTVAVTVGDGDDGELSAGEMAVVPPNVPHGITNVGDEPAAVVGFFPSGEVTHGFDEPVMPDGERMFVSRPEA, via the coding sequence ATGAAGACGGTCGATCTCTCACGGCTCGAGCTGGGTGACGCGTGGTACGACTCCGACGAGACCGTTCGGTGGCGGGACACCCTTCCCCTCACGGCGGGAACGCCGGGGGCCAGCGAGGTCTCCGCCGGCGATCTCGTCGTCGTCTACTTCGAGGTCGATCCGGGCAAGCGCATCGGCCGCCACACCGACAGCGAGGAGGAGGTGCTGCTGGCGATCGCCGGCACCGTCGCGGTCACCGTCGGCGATGGCGACGACGGCGAGCTATCGGCGGGCGAGATGGCGGTCGTTCCGCCGAACGTCCCCCACGGAATCACGAACGTCGGGGACGAACCCGCCGCGGTCGTCGGATTCTTCCCGAGTGGTGAAGTCACGCACGGGTTCGACGAACCCGTCATGCCCGACGGCGAGCGGATGTTCGTCTCGCGGCCCGAGGCGTAG
- a CDS encoding peptidylprolyl isomerase encodes MGNVTATLHTNRGDIEVELYDERAPSTVDNFVGLATGGKTWTDPETGEEVEGEPLYDDVAFHRVIDDFMIQGGDPTETGRGGPGYQFDDEFHPELRHDDEGVLSMANSGPNTNGSQFFITLGPQPHLDDRHSVFGKVTDGMDVVREIGNVDTDPNDRPREDVVLESVSVDYE; translated from the coding sequence ATGGGCAACGTAACTGCGACCCTCCACACGAACAGGGGCGACATCGAGGTCGAACTCTATGACGAACGCGCGCCGAGCACGGTCGACAACTTCGTCGGGTTGGCTACGGGCGGCAAGACCTGGACCGACCCCGAGACGGGCGAGGAAGTCGAGGGCGAACCGCTGTACGACGACGTGGCTTTCCATCGCGTCATCGACGACTTCATGATCCAGGGCGGCGACCCGACCGAAACCGGTCGCGGCGGCCCCGGCTACCAGTTCGACGACGAGTTCCATCCCGAACTGCGCCACGACGACGAGGGCGTTCTCTCGATGGCCAACTCCGGGCCGAACACCAACGGCTCGCAGTTCTTCATCACGCTCGGACCGCAACCCCACCTCGACGATCGCCACTCCGTCTTCGGGAAAGTGACCGACGGCATGGACGTCGTCCGCGAGATCGGCAACGTCGACACCGATCCGAACGATCGACCCCGTGAGGACGTCGTCCTCGAGTCGGTCTCGGTCGACTACGAGTAA
- a CDS encoding succinylglutamate desuccinylase/aspartoacylase family protein, which produces MNSGSHTAESVTLARLPSGVELTTTVHIYRGPDDGPTLYLQAAQHGREINGTETLRRFHDRLPLNSLAGTIVAVPVANPLTFDRVSYTLPEEFDSINPNMNRVWPGDSTGSLHQRMAARLWAYVERADAVVDLHTGSPDMLPHVVYLEGDDRSRAIAEAFGTDLLLSEPADEDAPEAWHRRGFAGKLRVVAATEGIPSITPELAYNKQIVEEVVENGVAGLLDVCRHLGMLPGEPSDREPTIARNHLGQVTAGESGLFRPKPSLDVGQFVPDGAKLGTVYDPTTYREVQTATADRDGLLYALTKEATVTAGDQLASVAEVRDG; this is translated from the coding sequence ATGAATTCCGGGTCCCACACTGCCGAGTCGGTGACGCTCGCGCGACTCCCCTCGGGCGTCGAACTCACGACGACCGTCCACATCTACCGCGGTCCCGACGACGGCCCCACGCTCTACCTCCAGGCGGCCCAGCACGGCCGCGAGATCAACGGTACCGAGACCCTGCGGCGCTTTCACGATCGCCTTCCTCTCAACTCGCTGGCCGGGACGATCGTCGCCGTTCCCGTGGCGAATCCGCTCACTTTCGATCGCGTCTCCTACACGCTCCCGGAGGAATTCGACAGCATCAACCCCAACATGAATCGGGTCTGGCCGGGCGATTCGACGGGGAGTCTCCACCAGCGGATGGCCGCTCGGCTCTGGGCGTACGTCGAGCGAGCCGACGCCGTGGTCGACCTGCACACGGGCAGCCCGGACATGCTCCCGCACGTCGTCTACCTCGAGGGCGACGACCGCTCCCGCGCGATCGCCGAAGCGTTCGGGACCGACCTCCTGCTTTCCGAACCGGCCGACGAGGACGCGCCGGAGGCGTGGCATCGGCGCGGGTTCGCGGGAAAGCTCCGCGTCGTCGCCGCGACGGAGGGAATCCCGTCGATCACGCCCGAACTCGCCTACAACAAGCAGATCGTCGAGGAGGTCGTCGAGAACGGCGTGGCGGGGCTGCTCGACGTCTGCCGCCACCTCGGGATGCTTCCCGGCGAGCCCTCCGATCGGGAGCCGACGATCGCCCGGAACCACCTCGGACAGGTGACCGCCGGCGAGTCGGGGCTGTTCCGCCCGAAGCCGTCGCTCGATGTCGGCCAGTTCGTCCCCGACGGCGCGAAGCTCGGAACGGTCTACGATCCGACCACGTACCGGGAGGTACAGACAGCGACGGCCGATCGGGACGGCCTGCTCTATGCGCTCACGAAGGAAGCGACGGTCACCGCGGGCGATCAACTCGCGAGCGTGGCGGAGGTCCGCGACGGATGA
- a CDS encoding HAD family hydrolase — MTAYDTVIFDSDGVLVEPPAYETQAEATRAAFRAVGIEDVDRQSVDDVVAGVTVDRLREICVSYDLDETTLWEAREDHDERSQFERFRAGDRTRYDDVVAIADLDEACGVVSNNHHSTIEFVLDFFDLEPLFGTYYGRPKTIESLERKKPEPYYLERALDDLDGESALYVGDSESDVIAARRAGLDSAFVRRSHCRDAVLSTTPTYEVTTLHEIADLVAD; from the coding sequence GTGACAGCGTACGATACGGTGATATTCGACAGCGACGGGGTGCTGGTCGAACCGCCAGCCTACGAGACGCAAGCCGAGGCGACCAGAGCCGCGTTCCGGGCCGTCGGGATCGAGGACGTCGATCGGCAGTCCGTCGACGACGTCGTCGCCGGTGTGACCGTCGACCGACTCCGCGAGATCTGCGTGAGCTACGACCTCGACGAGACGACGCTCTGGGAGGCGCGCGAAGACCACGACGAGCGATCGCAGTTCGAGCGATTCAGGGCCGGCGATCGAACCCGCTATGACGACGTCGTGGCGATCGCAGATCTCGATGAGGCCTGCGGCGTCGTGAGCAACAACCACCACAGCACGATCGAGTTCGTCCTGGACTTCTTCGACCTGGAACCGCTGTTCGGCACCTACTACGGTCGCCCGAAGACGATCGAAAGCCTCGAGCGGAAAAAGCCCGAGCCGTACTACCTCGAGCGGGCGCTCGACGACCTCGACGGCGAGTCGGCGCTGTACGTCGGCGACAGCGAGAGCGACGTGATCGCGGCCCGTCGGGCCGGCCTCGACTCGGCGTTCGTCCGCCGATCGCACTGCCGCGACGCGGTACTCTCGACGACGCCGACGTACGAGGTGACGACGCTGCACGAGATCGCCGACCTGGTGGCCGACTGA
- a CDS encoding SDR family NAD(P)-dependent oxidoreductase — MRLEGETALITGAASGIGRATAERFAEEGARVIVTDIDSDGGEEVAASLRDAGATATFYDLDVTDSDQFHAVVDTVAEEYGLDIVVNNAGTGHPSARLEDTDDSMRDFVIDVNVKGVWNGCHAALPHMKEQGSGAIVNVGSLASLLGLPKQAAYSLSKGAVLNLTRAIAAEAGPYGVRANTVCPGFTDTSLLEQYLAMQDDPDAAREEMAAEYPLKRLGEPEEVADAILFLASDEASFVSGHGLVVDGGFSTC, encoded by the coding sequence ATGCGACTCGAAGGCGAGACAGCGCTTATCACGGGTGCGGCTTCCGGCATCGGTCGGGCGACGGCCGAACGGTTCGCCGAGGAGGGCGCGAGAGTGATCGTGACGGACATCGACAGCGACGGCGGCGAGGAGGTCGCCGCGAGCCTGCGGGATGCGGGTGCGACGGCGACGTTCTACGACCTCGACGTCACCGACAGCGACCAGTTCCACGCGGTCGTCGACACGGTCGCAGAGGAGTACGGGCTCGACATCGTCGTCAACAACGCCGGGACGGGCCACCCCTCCGCCCGACTGGAGGACACCGACGACTCGATGCGCGATTTCGTCATCGACGTCAACGTCAAGGGCGTCTGGAACGGCTGTCACGCCGCCCTGCCGCACATGAAGGAGCAGGGATCGGGCGCGATCGTCAACGTCGGCTCGCTGGCGAGCCTCCTCGGACTCCCCAAGCAGGCGGCCTACTCGCTGAGCAAGGGCGCCGTGTTGAACCTGACCCGAGCGATCGCCGCCGAGGCGGGACCGTACGGCGTCCGCGCCAACACGGTCTGTCCCGGCTTCACGGACACGTCACTGCTCGAGCAGTACCTCGCGATGCAGGACGATCCCGACGCCGCCCGCGAGGAGATGGCCGCGGAGTACCCACTCAAACGCCTGGGCGAACCCGAGGAGGTCGCCGACGCGATCCTGTTCCTCGCGAGCGACGAGGCGTCGTTCGTCAGCGGACACGGTCTGGTCGTCGACGGCGGATTCTCGACCTGTTGA
- a CDS encoding HalOD1 output domain-containing protein, with protein MTRIPYTDGGSDFDASDPTSELSAAPGEDETPSIVVVRAVATLTNTSPIDLDPLYHAIDPDHLDRVVQSADESAVRMEISFRYQGCEVTVTEDEIRVRTAF; from the coding sequence ATGACGAGGATACCGTACACCGACGGCGGCTCCGACTTCGACGCTTCGGATCCCACTTCCGAGCTATCCGCCGCTCCCGGCGAGGACGAAACGCCGAGCATCGTCGTCGTACGGGCCGTCGCGACGCTGACGAACACGTCGCCGATCGATCTCGACCCCCTGTACCACGCGATCGATCCCGACCACCTGGACAGAGTCGTTCAAAGCGCTGACGAATCAGCCGTCCGGATGGAGATCTCGTTTCGCTACCAGGGTTGCGAGGTGACCGTGACGGAAGACGAAATCCGCGTTCGAACGGCGTTTTAA
- a CDS encoding DUF7344 domain-containing protein produces the protein MVSDDERIIRLLAETRNRDILSILNDAARSLTVTDLAERLVARGDTGIDAADENALERVVLSLHHKTLPTLDDAGLVSYDPAENVVSYENYPSVVSERQELDAFDELLSYFRPTAGAADDTIGVVEGREDAIEYGRFLADEAENELFCMYVSTDLLEDECIRRAQNAIDSGVEMYIGSHNAEVRDLARERLPEATVWEPQFDWVTDPSRYPMVGRFVFADREKIMLSVLDEPDTDSETEVAIVGDGKDNPLVVLVRELLGSRLDHLDYQNEDLLDQLPFEP, from the coding sequence ATGGTGTCTGACGACGAGCGTATCATCCGTCTCCTCGCGGAGACCCGGAACCGAGACATCTTATCGATCCTCAACGATGCCGCTCGGTCGCTCACCGTCACCGATCTCGCCGAACGGCTTGTTGCGCGCGGCGACACCGGGATCGACGCCGCCGACGAGAACGCGCTCGAACGGGTAGTCCTCTCGTTACACCATAAAACGCTCCCGACGCTCGACGACGCCGGCCTGGTCAGCTACGACCCGGCCGAGAACGTCGTATCGTACGAAAACTACCCGTCGGTCGTTTCCGAACGGCAGGAACTGGACGCGTTCGATGAACTGCTCTCGTACTTCCGACCGACGGCCGGCGCGGCAGATGACACCATCGGCGTCGTAGAAGGACGCGAAGACGCGATCGAATACGGGCGATTCCTGGCCGACGAGGCCGAGAACGAACTGTTCTGTATGTACGTCAGTACCGACCTCCTCGAAGACGAGTGTATCCGCCGCGCACAGAACGCGATCGACTCCGGCGTGGAGATGTACATCGGCTCGCACAACGCAGAGGTTCGCGATCTCGCGCGAGAACGACTCCCGGAGGCGACCGTCTGGGAACCGCAGTTCGACTGGGTGACCGATCCCTCACGGTATCCGATGGTCGGCCGATTCGTATTCGCCGATCGCGAGAAGATCATGCTTTCCGTACTGGACGAGCCGGACACCGATAGCGAGACGGAGGTAGCGATCGTCGGAGACGGCAAGGATAACCCCTTGGTCGTTCTCGTCCGCGAGCTGTTGGGGTCGCGGCTCGATCACCTCGATTACCAGAACGAAGACCTGCTGGATCAGCTCCCGTTCGAACCATGA